From bacterium:
TTCTCGTAGTTGTCCTTCAGCTCAATCTCTTTGGCGACCGTCACGCCATCCTTGGTGATGGTGGGGGCGCCGAAACTTTTCTGCAGGATGACGTTGCGGCCACGGGGGCCCAGCGTCACCTTGACCGCCCGGGCGAGAATCGTCACGCCATCGAGCATATGTTTCCGGGCTTCCTCGGAAAATTCCAGGATCTTAGCCATCGGATGTCTCCTTAAAAACGAAAAGTGTGTCTTTCGCTACTCGATGACGCCCAGAACGTCGTCCTCGCGCATGATGATGTACTCCTCGCCGTCTATCTTGACCTCGTTGCCGGAGTACTTGCCGAAGAGAATCTCCTGGCCCTTCTTCAGGCGCATGGGGAGGACGGCGCCCTCCTCGGTGCGTTTGCCCTCGCCCAGCGAGACGACCTTCCCGCGCTGTGGTTTCTCCTTGGCCGTGTCGGGGATGATTATGCCGCCCGTGGTTTTCTCGGTCTCATCCACGAGGCGCTTGACCAGAATGCGGTCACCGAGAGGCTTGAACTTCATGGTCTCCTCCGGGAATAGCTGAGGTTGTTAAACAAACGAATCGAAACACTGGATACCG
This genomic window contains:
- the groEL gene encoding chaperonin GroEL (60 kDa chaperone family; promotes refolding of misfolded polypeptides especially under stressful conditions; forms two stacked rings of heptamers to form a barrel-shaped 14mer; ends can be capped by GroES; misfolded proteins enter the barrel where they are refolded when GroES binds; many bacteria have multiple copies of the groEL gene which are active under different environmental conditions; the B.japonicum protein in this cluster is expressed constitutively; in Rhodobacter, Corynebacterium and Rhizobium this protein is essential for growth), which produces MAKILEFSEEARKHMLDGVTILARAVKVTLGPRGRNVILQKSFGAPTITKDGVTVAKEIELKDNYE
- the groES gene encoding co-chaperone GroES, translated to MKFKPLGDRILVKRLVDETEKTTGGIIIPDTAKEKPQRGKVVSLGEGKRTEEGAVLPMRLKKGQEILFGKYSGNEVKIDGEEYIIMREDDVLGVIE